The genome window GCATCCACAGCTATCTTTTCATCATTCAATCCGCTCATAACGATAATTGGTATCTGGCCGGCATGTTCTCTGATACTCTTGAAGGTATCCAGGCCGCTGCTGTCAGGAAGGGTTAAATCCAAAAGGATAATATCAACAGCTTTTTTATTAAGTGCAGCTGTAGCTGCATGAATACTTTTCTCCCACTCAAGATGATACCTGGATAAGATTGACCCTTTCCCCTCCTGATCCACAAACATTTCATGAATGAGGCGGGCATCACCTTTATTGTCTTCTACAAGAAGAATGCTTATATCTTTTACTTGATTTTCAGACACTTTACTACCCTCTTTTTTCAAGTTATAAATAACTGGTTCCATTCAGGTTTATCTGTTTTAGAGAGCGTTTCCTGTACGTTCTTTCTTAATTCATGTATGTCAACAGGTTTTCTAATATATGGCATTATTGTCTGCCCTCCGGTGACTTCCATTAGAATATTCCTGTCAAGATGAAAACCGCTTATTATTATTAAAGGTATATGCCTGCTGTTAAATTGATTTTTTACCTTTTCAATAAATTCATATCCGTCAATTCCCGGCATCATTAAATCCAGAATTATTAAATCGGGTTTTTCATCTTCCAAAATCCTTAAAGCATCTTCCCCGTCTGTTTTGCCAATTACACGGTACTTATCTCTCTCAAGTACATCTTTAACAAGCATCACAGTATTAAGGTCATCATCTATGATCATTACTGAAGGGACAGGCTCTTTTGTTATTGAAAAATTTATAGAAGTATTGTTATTTCTGTTCCTGCTCAGCCATATTCTTCCCTTATGGCTCAATATACTTGCTCTTGCAATGACCATGCTTAAAATCTCTTCATTTGACATCTCTCCCATAGAAGCCTGCCCGTTTATAAAGACCCTGTTAAATGCACCTCTTGAGAAATCGTGGAATTTTCCTGCAATTGTAAATATTATATCTGATTCAGTATCAACAACGTTAACCAATAACTTATCATTCTGATCAGAATAATAAACACAGAAGCCCAATATTTCAATAATTGCATTCTTTATTTTATCAGAATCCGCATAAACAAATATCTCATCATCAGAGAATGACTTATCAACAGAAAGATTCTTCTCTTTTAAAAAACCATTGGAAGCATCAAGAGACTGCATCACAACTTGGTTCATATTGAAAACGCTTCGCTTTAAACTAAAATATCCTGCTGCTATTGCTGAAAAATCCGCAAGTTTCTCAATAGGCATTATTATTTTTTCAAAGGATTCTCTAATCTCCAATAATTTTTTAATATTCCCGGGTGAGAGTGACTTTTCAGAATCAACAACAAATTTATCAACCTTTTCCCGCATAGTCAGCATATTAATCTTTACGTTCCGGTTTAAAATACCAGGTATTGCATCCCTTAAGGCCTTAACATATTGGTCACTTTTTCTTTTTTTATAATGTTTTGCCGCCTCTTTTTCTTTTTTCATTACAATTATTGATATCATGCTGCTTGACAAAATAATTACAAACACACCGAGAAGCCTTATCCATATTGTAATCGAATCTCCTGGCAGCAGATATTTGAAGAAATATTTACTGCCGGATAAAAATTCATCTCTCAAAGTATCGAGAAGCCAGTACAACATACTGAAAAACACACCTGTCAGCATGATTTGAGTATAAATTTTTTTCTTTTTCATATTGTACATATCCCGATTTTTATGATAACATTGTTTCTACGGTATTCAACAGATCATCTTTTTCATAAGGTTTTCTGATTATCCTTTTCACTCCGTATTTATCTGCAGTTTTCTTAATAGAATCGTCTATTATTCTCCCTGTCAAAATAATTACTGGTATTGTAGATGTCATAGGAATTTTACTGATACGATCCAAAAGCGAAAAACCGCCGCCTGCAGGCATCATAAGATCTAATATTATCAGATCCGGATTTGATCTTATTGCAGATTGAGTACCTCCGTATGCATCAGTTGAAATACTGACATCATATCCTGCAGACTGCAGCCTCACTGCAATCATTTTTGCATATTGGATCTCATCCTCAACAACGAGAATTTTCTTTTTATTTTCCACTCACGCTTCCTTGCTGACAACAGGGGAATTAACTATTTGGTTTTCCATACCTTTTACATTATATACAGGTATAGTGAAAAATATATCCGTACCTTTTCCTAAAACAGATTCCGCCCAAATTTTTCCGCCATGCCGCTCAACAATCCTTTTACAGAGCGCTAAGCCTAATCCTGCACTTTTTTGATTATTCCTATTCCCCAGGCTTTCGAATAATCCAAAAATCTTTTCTGAATCTTTCATGTCAAATCCGATACCATTATCAGAAAATCTAAACTTCCATAATTTCGAATTTCTTTCTGCATGAATATTTATTACACATGTTTCATTCCTTCTGAATTTAATGCTGTTTGAAACAAGATTTTGAAAAAGATGCCCTAACTGCACATTATCGCCTAAAATTACCGGCAGTTCATCTTTAATAATTACAGCACCGCTCTCCTCAATTAAAAATCTTAAATCCGAAAGAACTTTTTCAAGAACCATGTTTGTATCCACAGCCCTGAATTTTCGGCCGTGTGTATTTACCCTTGCAAAATCAAGAAGCCCTTCAATCATTTCCTGCATCCTCTTTGCACCCTGTACAGCAAAATCAATAAAACTTCTTCCGTCTTCATCAATAGAATCTTTATACCTCTTTTCAAGAAGTGTTAGAAACTCTGACACCATTCTGAGAGGCTCTCTTAAATCGTGGGATGCAAAATACGCGAATTGTTCAAGATCATTATTGGAACGATATAGCTCTTTATTTAATTCCGCCAATTTCTCCTCTGCCTGTTTCCGCGGAGTAATATCTTTTATTACACCTCTATAACCTTCAAAAGTGCCGCCTTCCGAGACTATTGGGATTCCTGTTAATGAGATGCATACCTTCAGCCCATTCTTATTTTCGGTCCACCATTCAAGCTCATTAATTATTTTTTGTTTTACCGATAGTTCATTAAATTCTGTTTCACCCTCTCCACCCAGAAACTTTGATAAATTTTTATTTATAATTTCATGCGGTTCAAAACCTAAAATAGATTCTATTTTCTCTGAGCTGTATATACAAATTCCCTTTTTGTCCGTCTCCCATATCCAGCCTGCCATACTTAAAACAATATCTCTGAACCTTTCCCCGCTTTCCCGCAGAGCCTCGTCAAGTATCTGCCTCTCTGAAATCTCAAGTTTCAAAGCATCATTCTCAAGAACCAGCCTTTTGTTCTCATCTTCCAGCTTCTTCTCTGCTGTGCCGACAAGGACATCGATTTTTTCAGTTCTTTTCCTCATAAAACGGCAGCCTTACTGTTTTAAACCAAAATCTGTCAATAGTATCAATAATTTTGAAATATTCTTCCACATCTACAGGTTTCACAATAAAACAATTTGCATGAAGATCGTAAACCATATTCACACTTGCACGAGAATCGTCTGTTGACATAATAATTACAGGAATCAAACGAAGAGTTCTGTTATTTTTTATTATTTCCAATATTTCCCAGCCGTTCTTCCCTGGCAGGTTTAAATCCAGAAATATTAAATCGGGAGAAAGTTCAGGATTTTCAGCTACTCTTTTTAAAAGATACTCAATTGCCTCATTTCCGTTACTCTGTACAGTAATTTCATAATTCCGGTATCTGCCGAATGCTTCTTTTGCCAGCCAGATATCTCCCTCGTTATCCTCAACAAGAAGAATGTTGTATTTATTATTACTCATCTTCCGTTTCATACTCTTTTTTAGGTAGCGTAAAAATAAATTCAGATCCTGTGTTATTTCGTGATTCCGCTTTTATTGTCCCTTTGTGATGTTCAATTATTTTTTTACACATAGCAAGCCCGATTCCCGTTCCCTGAACAGAATCATCCTTATCAAGCCTTTCAAAAATATTAAACATTCTTTGTGAATCCTTCACCTTAAACCCGGGGCCGTTATCTGTAACACAGAACTCAAAGAAGTGATCTGTTTCCCTTACAGAGATATCTATTTCAGGCCTCTCTTTATCACAAAATTTAATTGAATTTGTAATTAAATTCTGAAAGACCTGGCCCAGCTGAATTGGATCGCCTGTAATGACAGGTAAATTCTTTTTTGTGATTTTTGTATCTGTCTCATCAATATAAAACATCAAATCAGCCTGCACTTTTTTCAGAACATCATTTAAGTCAACATTTGAAAATTTCGTTTTCCTTGTTGTCAATCTTGAGAAATCAAGCAGGTCTTCAATCATAGCCTGCATCCTAACAGCGCCATTGGAGGCAAAATTTATAAAACTGTCGGCATCCTCACCAAGCCGGCCCTTGTATCTTTCCGAAAGAAGCCTCAAAAACTCTGTGACCATTCTGAGCGGTTCCCTTAAATCATGGCTCGCAACATAGGCGAATTGTTCAAGTTCGCTATTAGACCTCTCAAGTTTTCGATTTAAATCTCTTAACTTGTCTTCTGCAATTTTTCTCTCGGAAATGTCCCTGCTTATGCCCAGAATGCCTTCAGGTAAATTTGAATTATTTCTAATAAGGGATATTTTTGTTTCAGTCCATATATCTTTATTCTCTATTGTCCTGAACGGAAGTTCGATCATTATAGACGAAAATTTATTATTTTCTGCTGTAATTTCCGTTAATTTTCCCAATTCTTTTTCCAGGACAACCTTTGCCTCGTCAGCCATAATATCCAGCCAGGGTTTATTAATTATTTCATCGCTTTCATATCCCAGAAGATTTTTCACAGAAGGGCTTGCAAACGTAATTTCAAGGTCGTAATTAACTATCCATACAAAATCACTCATATTCTCAGCAAGAAGCCTGTATCTGCTCTCACTTCTTTCAAGTGCCTCCTCAGCTTCACGCCTTCTTGTTACATCAGTAACTATCAGCATTACAGAAGATACAGCATCTTCTTCAAAAACAGGGCCGAACCTTACCTCATACCAGGCCTGTGCATTCGGATTTCCACTGCCTCTGCAAATAATACTATCAGGCCTGCCGGATTCAAAAACCCTGGTTATGTGCTCGTTAAATATCTCCGTATATTCTGTATCTGTAAATGCTTCAAACTTTTGCCCTATAACTTCTTCTTTTAAAAATCCGGGGAGTTTTCTGTTTACATAAGTAATTTTCCCTCTTTTATTGATATTCATAATAAAATCGGGAGAATTGCGCAATAGAACTTCGAATCCTTCGGCCTCAGGAAAATTGTTGCTTCTTTCAGTCAATGTACCCATATAAGGCATTTCCATTTTCAGAATAACTCCTGTAAATCATGCACTATAGACCATGCATTTTTCTGAACTTCCGCAGAAATTTTATGTTCATCAAAAATAATAATCAAATTTTGAAATTTCCCGTTTTTCGAATACAGAAAATATTTTTTTTGTATTATTTTTTTAATTATTCCATTTATCGTTTTAAGATAAAGCCTCTGTATAGCAGGCCCTCTTTCAGTAATGATCCTGCTGCTGAAATTTATTCTTCTCCGGACACAATCAGAATCTCCATATGTTTTATAAATCAAATCAACATTTGATCCTATGGTTTCTGTTTCAGGCCATTCTGTTATACCTGCCGCTCTATTATTAATCATATTTATTTCACCTGCATCATCAACTAAAATTACCCCCGCGGACAATCTTCCTATCATACTGACAAGTTTCATATAGGCCATGCCCATCTTCTGCTCGAATTCAGCTTTATCCAAAGCGCATTTAATCGTTAAATTCAGCTCTCTTGAGTTAAATGGTTTTTGTATATAGCCGTAAGGATTTGTCGCCATGGCCCTGCCGTATGTATTCTCATCAGTATTGGCTGTTAGAAAAATTATCGGTATATTGAACTCCTTTCTAATTTTCTGAGAAGTCTCAATACCATCCATATTGCCCTTTAATTTAATATCCATCAAAATAACATCAGGAGTATGGTGATAAAGCTTTTCAATAGCATCAATGCCTTCATCAACAGACCCGATAATTCCATACCCCATTTGTTTTAAATGTTCCTGCAATTCAAGAGACACAATCCATTCATCTTCAACAATGAGTACAGATGGTTTCTGAACAGTCTTCAATTCCGCCGTATTCATAAATCTCCCTGGAAGCAATGATATTTTTCAATTTATATCAGGGCAAAGTTCTTGCCATGAAGCCTATTTTTCAGATTTAAATTGGGCATGAAAATAAAGGAGTTACACGTAGAAATGCAATTTATTTAAAGTGAAATAATAAAAGGCAGGGAATTTCTACCCTGCCTTAAGTAATTTTTTCTTACCGGGGAAATATTCTATGTTTAATTATTTATTTAGATTTTCATTTAACTTATCAGCAACAGTTTTAACAGCAGACATTATGTGTTCTGTTTTTGATGCAGTATTAATGATAACTAAGTACTGTTTATTTAAAAATGAATATATTTTAATCTCACTACTGTCTTTGATATTGTACTCCGGGTTATCAATCAGGATAGAATCAGACAACATTTCGGCAATGCTGTCGTTTCCTGATTTATAAATAGTAACTGTAAATGATGAATCAATATTACTGCCCCAACAATAGACAGCCTTTCCCATTTTATCAATTTTTGCGCTCAATCTCTGTTCTATCTCGCCCGCTCTGCCTGCAGCAATCTCTGAATGTTTATATTCCACAGGCATATTGTCCCATGACCATCCCTTTTCAAATCCAGGTCCGGGAAAAAGCGTCCTTAAATCATTTTTATCACCCTTATCACAAAAAAGAGAAACTGAAGCTAATGCAATTATTACAAATAAAATCCGGTTCCTTGTCATTTTTACTCCCTTATTAACTAATACTAATTCTCATTCTTTCCTTTCACAGCAACTATTATGGAAGAAAACCTTTTTAACCATTTATGCCTTACTTTAGCATCCTCATTTGAACGCGGTTTAACCTTGCTCCAGCTGTATGCCTGGCTTTCCAGAATTGAAGCCCATTCTCTTGCCTGTTTTATCAGCTTATCTGCACTTTGCTTATCTTTTTTATCTTTATCCCACTCTGCCTCGACAATTCTTGAAAAAACAATTGAGTATGTTTTAATGCTCCTGCAAGCTTCCCATGCAAAATGATCTGTAGGAGGGAATGTGTGGTTACTCAAAGAATCATTGATTTTGTGTAAAATGTCCAAAGACTTTGTATAATCTTTATCCAGCCAGCATTCTGCAGCTTTATTAATAATAGTCTCTGTTTTCGTCAAATACTGCTCAATGCTGACCTGTCCGAAAATAGGGCCTGCAAACACATTAAAAACAAACAAAAAACAAATACAGAGTCGTATCCAATGTTTTATTTTAAAATCTAACATAGACTACAATCTTAATCCTGTTTGAAAATTTCTATCCCTCATCCCTGAAAATCACCTCAACGTTTTTAACATCCCACAGAGGTTCTATTCTCTCTATTATCTCATTTCTTATATTATTTGCAAACTGATGTTCAGGGGCTAAATTTACCCATACAGAAACATTTCCCTCATCAATCTTTACATCTGATACAAGTTTTGTTTTTACAATATCAACACCAACAATGGGATTTATCACTCTTGACAATCTTTTGGAAACTACCTTCTCATCAGTCGGTATTTTGTTTTTAATCAGGCCATGCTGATGTTCATAGTTTTCAATTGCAGTATGCAGCGCATCAACTGCAAGTACAGCGCAGTGAACCTTAACAGGAGGCAGCCCTCCAAGGGCTTTATCCGCTTCTTTCCAGTTGATCTTCTTTGCATCACCAATGGATTTTCCTAATGCAAGGTCTGTAATAATTGATCCTGTAGCAATATTTGAAGCGCATCCGTATGACTCAAACTTTACGTTACTGATTCTTTTTGTTTCTTCATCAATCTTGAGATAAAGTTTTACCATATCTCCGCATGCAGGGCTTCCCTCTGTTGCCTTTGCGTCAGCATCCTCTATTTTACCTACATTATGCGGATGCCTGAAATGATCTAAAACTATATCAGAATACGGCATTGACATATCTATTCTCCGTTAAATATTTATTTATGACATAGGGCTTATTTTTCTTAATGTATCAACAATCTCTCTGGAAGCATCTACTGCTTTATCAATTTCTTTAATATTGTTAAATTTACTTAATGTAAATCTTATTGAGCCGTGGGCTCTCTCATGGCTGAACCCCATTGCCATCATTACATAACTAGGCTCAAGCGAACGTGAAAAGCATGCAGAGCCGGTTATTACTGCTATTCCCCTCATATCAAAGTGCAGGACGACTGATTCTCCTTCTATTTTATTAAAGGAAACATTAACATTTCCGGGAAGACGTCTGCTTAAATCCGCAGGCCCGTTCAGAACAACTCCTTCGATTTCTGAAGTTAATCTGCTAACAAGTCTTTTCTGCATACTCCTTATCTTACTGATATCTTCGGTATTTGCAAGTTCAACTGCTTTTGCAAAGCCCACAGCACCCGCAACATTTTCTGTCCCAGGCCTTATATCGAATTCATTGTATCCGCCATGAAAAATTTTCTTTAGATTAGTTCCCTTCCTCACAAAAAGAGCGCCTATTCCCTTAGGCCCGTGAATTTTATGTGCAGATAGAGATAAAAAATCAGCAGGAATTTTTTTAAGGTCAATATTAATATTAGTAAAAGTCAAAACTACATCCGAATGAAAAAGCACTCCGTTTTCTTTACAGATCTCTGCAATTTTATCAATATCCTGCAATGTACCGGATTCCTGATTTCCATGCTGAATCGACACAAGAAGAGTTCTTTCATTAATTGAATCTTTAAGCTGGCCCATATCAACAAATCCCTGGTTATCAACTTTAAGATATGTTACAGAATAGCCCTGCTCTTCAAGCCATCTGCAGGAATGAATAACGCTGTTGTGTTCTATCTCTGAACAAATTATATGATTTTTATTCTCATCTGCACCGTACACTACTCCTTTTACTGCAAGATTGTTTGATTCTGTCCCGCCTGAAGTAAAAATAATCTCCTCCGGCAAAACATTCAACTTACCTGCAATTATATCTCTTGATCTGTCAAGAGCATCTCTTGATCTGATTCCCGGTGTATGGCTGAACTGAGAAGATGCTACTGCATAATTCTCTGTAAAATACGGAATCATCGCTTCAACAACAGCAGGGTCCGTTTTTGTTGTAGAAGCATTATCAAAATAGATTAAATTATCTTCCATTATTTCTCCACAAAAAAAGGGTTATACCGATATTCACTTTCCTCAGCAGAACCCTTTGGCAAATTTTGTCGGGGTGGTGAGATTTGAACTCACGGCTTCCTGCTCCCAAAGCAGGCGCGCTGACCGAGCTGCGCTACACCCCGTAATACTCTTATCAAACGGATATAAAGATACGCTATTTTTACTTTTTATACAACACTTTTTTTCTCTTTTTATCCGTTTCACCCTGTTCTTTCCTCCTGATACTCAGGGCATCAAAAAAATTTTCCTTATTTCTTCTGCAGCCTTTCTAAATGCTTTTCCTCTGTGGCTTATTCTGTTTTTCTCTTCCTTTGTCATTTCAGCAAAAGTTTTCCCCTCTTCTTTTACAAAAAAAACAGGATCGTATCCAAAACCCCGGGAACCTGTAATCTTGTCAAGAATCAGGCCTTCACACACTCCTTCCACGGAAAATTCCACATCTTTATAAACAAATGCTGCAACACAGCGGAATCTTGCGCTTCGTTTTTCACTGCTTACACCGTTTAAAAGTTCAATAAGTTTTTTATTGTTATCAGCATAAGTTGCATTTTCTCCGGCAAAACGTGCCGAATAAACACCAGGCGCCCCGTCAAGGAAATCAACTTCCAGCCCTGTATCATCTGCAATAGACGGCAGCCCTGTTTCTTTAAAAGCTGCATGTGCTTTTATTAAAGCATTTTCTTCAAGAGTACTGCCGGTCTCTTCAATATCTATATTGGAAATATCTCCCAAAGAAACAAGGGAGATATTCGAATTATCAAGTATTGCCTGCAGTTCTTTAATCTTGTCTTTATTATTAGTTGCAAGGAGTAATTTTGTTAATTCCACCTGAATTTAACCCAGTATCTCTTTTTCATTACACTTACAGACACCAACCATCTTCTGGTTGAATCTCCATGCAGCACTTTTATCAGATTTTTCAGAAGTTATCAATTTCACATACGATATAGCTTCCCCGCATACAGGGCAGTGTTTTGAAAAATCACTTGTAGCTTTGTTCATTTTGTCAGCAAATGATGCCATTTTTCCTCCGTTACTAATTATTATTCGGTATTCATTGAATTATCATTAAAAATTATCGGCCCCTGTTTCAATTCACGTATCTGCTCTACAAGCTGTATACGCTCAAGTTCCGTTGTAAACTGCCCTGTAAGAAGAGTCAATATGTCTCTGCCTTTTTCACCGTATTGGTTTGGTGTAGAACTTTCAAAAGAGACACTTCCCCAGACATTCTCCCCTCTTCCGAGAGGTACTGCAAGAAAAGACCGCATTTTATGGTTATGATCCTCATCTTTTGAAAATCTGGGCCTTACATAGTCGCCTTCTTCCATATCTCCAATTAAAAGCGGTGTTTTTCTTCTTATAACAAGCCCGGTAAGGCCGTCATCAAGATTAAAGCGCCTTCCTTTATCGAGAGAATCTACTTCACCGAAAACACTCTGGATTACTCCCATATTACCGTCAACCGTACAAAGTGTAAATCTGTCAAAAGGAAACAACTTTTGTGTATACTGCACAAATATGTTAACCGCATTATCAAGATCTTCCGCATTTAAAAGTTCCCGTTCCATATTAAGATGCACGGCATATACTTCCTGATCTGTTTCCCATTGAAGTCCTCTGTGGCATACTGCCATAACCTGTGTTATAACATTTCCACAGCGTTCTACAATTTTAAAGTCTTCTTCGCCAAAACTCTCAGCCGTATCACTTCCAAGGGCAAGTACACCTATGATTTCATCAGACCATTTTAAAGGTATACCGACAAAAGACCTCATCTCAAAATCAGGAAACCCGTCCAGTTCTGTTCCAATGGGGAGATTGCTTTCCATTAAAGGCTCTTTGCTTTTTGAGATTAAATCAACAAGCCCTTCTCTCGAAGCAATTGCAGAATTCCTGATTATTTCACCGCCTGCAAGCCCTGCAAGCATCTCAAAAATTTCCGGTTCTGTTTTTAAATATATCGCAGCATAATTTGCAACAACTGATTCTCTTACAATAAACAATATTTCTTCATAGGATTTTTTAAATGCTTCGGCAAAACCAGACCAGGATTCACTTTGTAAAACGCCTCCCGGAATATTGACATCTGCACTATCATCAAAATCAGGTACTGACCTTAATTTAGCTGGCCCTGATTGAATTTTAACATAAAACAAAAGAAAATACAATACTCCGAAAACGCCGATAAAAAGCAACACTTTCAGAATCTGCATTAAAACATCTCTTCCGGAAACCGGAACAAAAAAACCAAAAATAAGTGCAATTACGACACTTATAAATAATATCAGCCTTTGTTGTTTATTTTCAATAACTTTCACAGTTTATTATTTCTCATAAAAATTAATACTATGCAACGTAGTTAAGTTAATAAAAATATTAGCAAAGTCAATAAAAAATCAAATTACATAAAGGAATTTTTCTTGACAAATTATTAAGATATGATTACATTAGAATATATTATTATAGATTTATTTCACCTTTGCAAAATGCCCGGAGTTTTTAATTTTGAAAATATTTCAGAAAATATTTTTCATACTGTTGATTTCAATTCCATCAAGCCCTGCTCTTTATGCTTTTCAAATAAATCACCTGAATAAAACCATATTAAACCGGAATACAGCATTCACCAATAAAAACAACCAATTTTACCAAAACAGCTTTATAAAACGAAATAACAATTACAAATATGAATTCGGATTTTCCGCACATCTTTTCTACCCGAAAGTAAAACTGGAAAAACTTTTTGAAACATCTTTTGGGCTTGGAATATCAGCATCGTACCGGATTTATCCCAAATGGAATGCCGGTATTTCCCTATCCTTCACCCCCCTTGTCCCGATATCCGAATTTAATAAATCGAATTTATTGAAATCCGCTTACATTTTCAATACATCTATTCTGCTAAAATACATGATAGCTCAGGAAATTTTTCTTAATACAAAAGCCGGATTCCTTTACTATTCGGTAACAACCAACTCTTTCAATACAGATGATACAGAAAGCAGCGGTACTCTTCCCGATAAAATTAAAACCGGAACATGGTGCCCTGTAATTTCTTTAGGCCCTTCTTTTCTCTTCACATGGATTAAGAATGTAAATTTTATGCTTGACTTAAGTTATAATACTTTCTTTTTTGATGCATCATACAGATATTATTTTCTCGCCAAAATAACAATTTCTTTTGTTAAATGACCACTTGTGACAGAAGCAGTTATCCTAAACTGTACAGCTCACTCGATAAATCTCTCATCATCTTTTGTTGTTGAA of bacterium contains these proteins:
- a CDS encoding GAF domain-containing protein translates to MKVIENKQQRLILFISVVIALIFGFFVPVSGRDVLMQILKVLLFIGVFGVLYFLLFYVKIQSGPAKLRSVPDFDDSADVNIPGGVLQSESWSGFAEAFKKSYEEILFIVRESVVANYAAIYLKTEPEIFEMLAGLAGGEIIRNSAIASREGLVDLISKSKEPLMESNLPIGTELDGFPDFEMRSFVGIPLKWSDEIIGVLALGSDTAESFGEEDFKIVERCGNVITQVMAVCHRGLQWETDQEVYAVHLNMERELLNAEDLDNAVNIFVQYTQKLFPFDRFTLCTVDGNMGVIQSVFGEVDSLDKGRRFNLDDGLTGLVIRRKTPLLIGDMEEGDYVRPRFSKDEDHNHKMRSFLAVPLGRGENVWGSVSFESSTPNQYGEKGRDILTLLTGQFTTELERIQLVEQIRELKQGPIIFNDNSMNTE